One part of the Populus alba chromosome 18, ASM523922v2, whole genome shotgun sequence genome encodes these proteins:
- the LOC118051649 gene encoding probable plastidic glucose transporter 2 isoform X2, whose translation MRGHRTGEFSMYKRMSSRDFTVAADVEDNSVVSQSILDQEITNPSWRLSFPHVLAATISAFLFGYHLGVVNEPLESISLDLGFNGNTLAEGLVVSTCLGGALIGSLFSGWIADGIGRRRAFQLCALPMIVGASISATTTTLAGMLLGRLLVGTGMGLGPPVSSLYVTEVSPSFVRGTYGSFIQIATCLGLMGALFIGIPVREIAGWWRICFWVSTVPAGILALSMMFCAESPHWLYKQGRIAEAEAEFERLLGGAHVKFAMQELSKLDRGDDSDDVHFSELLYGRCFRVVFIGSSLFALQQLSGINAIFYFSSTVFKNAGVPSDLANVFVGIANLSGSVIAMVLMDKMGRKVLLLWSFSGMAVSMGLQVVAASSNMLGSGTLYLSVGGMLMFVFTFAIGAGPVPGLLLPEIFPSRIRAKAMAVCMSVHWVINFFVGLLFLRLLEQLGPRFLYTIFGTVCLMAVVFVKRNVMETKGKSLQEIEIALLPPE comes from the exons ATGCGGGGACATCGAACGGGAGAGTTCTCTATGTACAAGAGAATGTCATCTAGAGATTTCACTGTTGCTGCTGATGTAGAGGATAATTCTG TTGTTTCACAGAGCATTCTGGATCAAGAAATTACAAATCCTTCATGGAGGTTGTCATTTCCACATGTACTAGCTGCAACCATATCAGCCTTCCTATTTGGCTATCATCTTGG TGTGGTAAATGAACCACTGGAGAGCATTTCTTTGGATCTTGGATTCAATGGAAACACCTTGGCAGAAG GTCTTGTGGTTAGCACATGTCTGGGTGGTGCGTTGATCGGATCTTTATTCAGTGGTTGGATTGCTGATGGGATTGGCCGTCGTAGGGCTTTTCAGTTGTGTGCTTTGCCCATGATTGTTGGCGCTTCTATAAG TGCAACAACCACAACTTTGGCTGGTATGCTTTTAGGAAGGTTGCTGGTTGGAACTGGAATGGGCCTTGGCCCCCCTGTTTCATCTCTCTATGTGACAGAG GTTTCTCCATCCTTTGTGAGGGGAACTTATGGAAGTTTCATCCAGATTGCAACATGTCTTGGACTTATGGGAGCTTTGTTTATTGGAATCCCTGTCAGAGAAATAGCAGGCTG GTGGCGCAtatgtttttgggtttctaCAGTTCCTGCTGGAATACTTGCTCTTTCCATGATGTTTTGCGCAGAGAGTCCACATTGGCTGTACAAG CAAGGAAGAATTGCTGAAGCTGAAGCTGAGTTTGAGAGGCTTTTAGGTGGAGCACATGTCAAATTTGCAATGCAAGAGTTATCCAAATTAGACAGGGGGGATGATTCAGATGATGTGCATTTCTCAGAATTGCTTTATGGTCGATGTTTTAGag TTGTTTTTATTGGGTCATCCCTATTTGCTTTACAACAGCTATCTGGCATAAACgctatattttatttctcttcaaCTGTGTTTAAAAATGCGGGAGTTCCATCAGACCTAGCGAATGTCTTTGTTGGAATAGCAAATTTATCAG GATCTGTTATTGCAATGGTTTTGATGGATAAAATGGGAAGGAAGGTGCTGCTTCTGTGGAGTTTCTCTGGAATG GCAGTATCCATGGGCCTTCAAGTTGTTGCAGCAAGTTCAAATATGTTGGGCTCTGGAACTTTGTACCTATCTGTTGGTGGCATGCTAAT GTTTGTCTTCACTTTTGCTATCGGAGCTGGTCCAGTTCCAGGCCTCCTCCTACCAGAAATCTTCCCCAGTCGAATCAGGGCAAAAGCTATGGCAGTCTGCATGTCTGTGCACTGG GTAATAAATTTCTTTGTTGGCTTGCTGTTCTTGCGTTTGCTGGAGCAACTCGGACCACGGTTCTTGTACACTATCTTTGGTACAGTTTGCTTGATGGCAGTGGTTTTTGTGAAGAGGAATGTCATGGAAACCAAAGGAAAATCACTCCAAGAAATTGAGATAGCCCTGCTCCCCCCTGAATGA
- the LOC118051649 gene encoding probable plastidic glucose transporter 2 isoform X1, producing the protein MVALCFFYTRRQTRSIAPLCSQRTWLHFFGMRGHRTGEFSMYKRMSSRDFTVAADVEDNSVVSQSILDQEITNPSWRLSFPHVLAATISAFLFGYHLGVVNEPLESISLDLGFNGNTLAEGLVVSTCLGGALIGSLFSGWIADGIGRRRAFQLCALPMIVGASISATTTTLAGMLLGRLLVGTGMGLGPPVSSLYVTEVSPSFVRGTYGSFIQIATCLGLMGALFIGIPVREIAGWWRICFWVSTVPAGILALSMMFCAESPHWLYKQGRIAEAEAEFERLLGGAHVKFAMQELSKLDRGDDSDDVHFSELLYGRCFRVVFIGSSLFALQQLSGINAIFYFSSTVFKNAGVPSDLANVFVGIANLSGSVIAMVLMDKMGRKVLLLWSFSGMAVSMGLQVVAASSNMLGSGTLYLSVGGMLMFVFTFAIGAGPVPGLLLPEIFPSRIRAKAMAVCMSVHWVINFFVGLLFLRLLEQLGPRFLYTIFGTVCLMAVVFVKRNVMETKGKSLQEIEIALLPPE; encoded by the exons ATGGTGGCGCTCTGTTTCTTCTACACCAGAAGACAAACTCGTTCAATCGCACCGCTCTGCTCCCAGCGCAC CTGGCTGCATTTTTTTGGCATGCGGGGACATCGAACGGGAGAGTTCTCTATGTACAAGAGAATGTCATCTAGAGATTTCACTGTTGCTGCTGATGTAGAGGATAATTCTG TTGTTTCACAGAGCATTCTGGATCAAGAAATTACAAATCCTTCATGGAGGTTGTCATTTCCACATGTACTAGCTGCAACCATATCAGCCTTCCTATTTGGCTATCATCTTGG TGTGGTAAATGAACCACTGGAGAGCATTTCTTTGGATCTTGGATTCAATGGAAACACCTTGGCAGAAG GTCTTGTGGTTAGCACATGTCTGGGTGGTGCGTTGATCGGATCTTTATTCAGTGGTTGGATTGCTGATGGGATTGGCCGTCGTAGGGCTTTTCAGTTGTGTGCTTTGCCCATGATTGTTGGCGCTTCTATAAG TGCAACAACCACAACTTTGGCTGGTATGCTTTTAGGAAGGTTGCTGGTTGGAACTGGAATGGGCCTTGGCCCCCCTGTTTCATCTCTCTATGTGACAGAG GTTTCTCCATCCTTTGTGAGGGGAACTTATGGAAGTTTCATCCAGATTGCAACATGTCTTGGACTTATGGGAGCTTTGTTTATTGGAATCCCTGTCAGAGAAATAGCAGGCTG GTGGCGCAtatgtttttgggtttctaCAGTTCCTGCTGGAATACTTGCTCTTTCCATGATGTTTTGCGCAGAGAGTCCACATTGGCTGTACAAG CAAGGAAGAATTGCTGAAGCTGAAGCTGAGTTTGAGAGGCTTTTAGGTGGAGCACATGTCAAATTTGCAATGCAAGAGTTATCCAAATTAGACAGGGGGGATGATTCAGATGATGTGCATTTCTCAGAATTGCTTTATGGTCGATGTTTTAGag TTGTTTTTATTGGGTCATCCCTATTTGCTTTACAACAGCTATCTGGCATAAACgctatattttatttctcttcaaCTGTGTTTAAAAATGCGGGAGTTCCATCAGACCTAGCGAATGTCTTTGTTGGAATAGCAAATTTATCAG GATCTGTTATTGCAATGGTTTTGATGGATAAAATGGGAAGGAAGGTGCTGCTTCTGTGGAGTTTCTCTGGAATG GCAGTATCCATGGGCCTTCAAGTTGTTGCAGCAAGTTCAAATATGTTGGGCTCTGGAACTTTGTACCTATCTGTTGGTGGCATGCTAAT GTTTGTCTTCACTTTTGCTATCGGAGCTGGTCCAGTTCCAGGCCTCCTCCTACCAGAAATCTTCCCCAGTCGAATCAGGGCAAAAGCTATGGCAGTCTGCATGTCTGTGCACTGG GTAATAAATTTCTTTGTTGGCTTGCTGTTCTTGCGTTTGCTGGAGCAACTCGGACCACGGTTCTTGTACACTATCTTTGGTACAGTTTGCTTGATGGCAGTGGTTTTTGTGAAGAGGAATGTCATGGAAACCAAAGGAAAATCACTCCAAGAAATTGAGATAGCCCTGCTCCCCCCTGAATGA
- the LOC118051648 gene encoding cyclin-dependent kinase F-1, with product MDRSPPPAKSWSIHTRPEIISKYEIQERIGSGAYSDVYKARRHSDNLTVALKEIHDYQSASREIEALQVLQNCPNIVVLHEYFWREDEDAVLVLEFLRTDLAAVIKQGEKRDDGVGVSVGEVKRWMVQILCGVDACHRNMIVHRDLKPSNLLVSDDGVLKLADFGQARILMEPGFVAADENIQPYEQNPLFQEHATPPAEVVPEIDSSSQEGQRNEKQGMISREESFREMGNYKFQGSLDDIDKEMSIRDGDTSCFATGTASDLGDDMLKSYCSYEVEDAENDGCGSLTSCVGTRWFRAPELLYGSTDYGLEVDLWSLGCIFAELLTLKPLFPGTSDIDQIGRIFSVLGNLTEEVWPGCVKLPDYGTISFAKVENPTGIEACLPNHSPDEISLVKKLVCYDPASRATAMELLHDEYFSKEPLPVPFSDLWVPSTSSGQDDDSPGLWHDYNDRESDSDFDDFGPMSVKTTSDGFSIQFS from the exons ATGGACCGATCTCCGCCGCCCGCAAAGAGCTGGAGCATCCACACCCGACCCGAAATCATATCCAAATACGAAATCCAAGAACGAATTGGCTCCGGCGCCTACTCCGACGTGTACAAAGCCAGGCGTCACTCCGACAATCTCACGGTGGCTCTCAAAGAAATCCACGACTACCAGTCTGCATCTAGAGAAATCGAGGCATTGCAGGTCCTCCAGAATTGTCCAAACATCGTCGTTTTGCACGAGTATTTTTGGAGAGAAGACGAGGATGCTGTGCTTGTTTTGGAGTTCTTGAGAACTGATTTGGCTGCTGTTATTAAGCAAGGGGAAAAGAGGGATGATGGTGTTGGCGTTAGTGTTGGAGAAGTTAAGAGATGGATGGTTCAGATTTTATGCGGGGTTGATGCGTGTCATCGGAATATGATCGTGCATCGTGATTTGAAACCTAGTAATTTGTTGGTTTCTGACGATGGGGTTCTTAAGTTGGCTGATTTTGGCCAG GCGAGGATACTCATGGAGCCTGGGTTCGTTGCAGCCGATGAGAACATTCAACCATATGAACAGAACCCATTATTTCAGGAACATGCTACTCCACCAGCTGAAGTTGTTCCTGAGATAGACAGCTCATCTCAAGAAGGACAGAGAAATGAAAAGCAAGGTATGATTAGTAGAGAAGAATCATTTCGAGAGATGGGCAACTACAAGTTTCAGGGTTCATTAGATGACATTGATAAGGAAATGAGTATTCGGGATGGAGATACTTCTTGTTTTGCAACTGGCACTGCAAGCGACTTAGGAGATGATATGTTGAAGAGTTATTGTTCATATGAGGTTGAGGATGCTGAAAACGATGGGTGTGGTTCACTCACTTCATGTGTTGGAACACGGTGGTTCCGGGCTCCGGAACTGCTCTATGGATCCACAGACTATGGCCTGGAGGTTGATCTGTGGTCTTTGGGCTGTATTTTTGCTGAGCTTTTGACCCTCAAACCCCTCTTCCCAGGCACTTCTGATATAGATCAAATTGGCAGAATTTTCAGTGTCTTGGGAAATTTGACCGAGGAAGTCTGGCCAGGCTGTGTAAAACTTCCTGATTACGGAACAATTTCTTTTGCCAAGGTGGAAAATCCCACTGGCATAGAAGCCTGCCTCCCTAACCATTCCCCTGATGAAATCTCTCTGGTCAAGAAGCTTGTCTGCTATGACCCAGCTAGTAGAGCTACAGCCATGGAATTGCTCCATGATGAGTACTTTAGCAAAGAGCCTCTTCCGGTTCCCTTCTCTGATCTCTGGGTTCCTTCAACTAGTAGTGGGCAGGATGACGATTCCCCTGGTCTGTGGCATGATTACAATGATAGGGAATCTGATTCTGATTTTGATGACTTCGGCCCCATGAGCGTCAAAACCACCTCGGATGGTTTCTCCATACAGTTTTCCTGA
- the LOC118051647 gene encoding rac-like GTP-binding protein ARAC7, with product MSASKFIKCVTVGDGAVGKTCMLICYTSNKFPTDYIPTVFDNFSANVAVDGSIVNLGLWDTAGQEDYSRLRPLSYRGADIFVLAFSLISRASYENVLKKWMPELRRFAPNVPIVLVGTKLDLREDRGYLVDHMNSNVITSAQGEELRKQIGAAAYIECSSKTQQNVKAVFDTAIKVVIQPPRRKEMARKKRSRSAGCTIASIVCGGCVA from the exons ATGAGTGCTTCCAAGTTCATTAAATGTGTTACAGTTGGAGATGGAGCTGTTGGCAAAACCTGTATGCTCATTTGTTACACCAGCAACAAGTTCCCTACT GATTATATACCCACAgtgtttgataattttagtGCTAATGTGGCTGTGGATGGGAGCATTGTCAATTTGGGACTGTGGGATACTGCAG GTCAGGAGGATTACAGCAGGCTGAGGCCCCTCAGTTACAGAGGTGCAGACATTTTTGTGCTGGCTTTCTCATTAATTAGTAGGGCAAGTTACGAAAATGTTCTTAAGAAG tGGATGCCTGAACTGCGTCGATTTGCACCAAATGTTCCGATTGTTCTTGTCGGAACGAAATTAG ACCTTCGTGAAGACAGAGGATATCTGGTTGATCATATGAATTCTAATGTCATAACATCTGCTCAG GGGGAGGAGCTCAGGAAACAGATCGGTGCAGCAGCATATATTGAGTGCAGCTCTAAGACTCAGCAG AATGTCAAAGCTGTTTTTGATACTGCAATCAAGGTTGTTATTCAACCTCCAAGGAGGAAGGAGATGGCAAGGAAGAAAAGGAGCCGAAGTGCTGGTTGCACCATTGC GAGCATCGTGTGTGGAGGTTGTGTCGCATAG